In the Brassica napus cultivar Da-Ae chromosome A7, Da-Ae, whole genome shotgun sequence genome, one interval contains:
- the LOC106353231 gene encoding calcium-dependent protein kinase 32-like, whose amino-acid sequence MGNCCGTAGSFPQNDDSNKPKKGKKKQNPFSIDYGLHHNGGGGGGLKLTVLSDPTGREIEQKYTLGRELGRGEFGVTYLCTDKETGGVLACKSILKKKLRTAVDIEDVRREAEIMRHMPEHPNLVTLKETYEDEYAVHLVMELCEGGELFDRIVARGHYTERAAAAVTKTIIEVVQVCHKHGVMHRDLKPENFLFANKKETAPLKAIDFGLSVFFKPGERFNEIVGSPYYMAPEVLKRNYGPEVDIWSAGVILYILLCGVPPFWAETEQGVAQAIIRSQLDFRRDPWPKVSEHAKDLIRKMLDPDQKRRLTAQQVLDHPWLQNANTAPNVSLGETVRARLKQFTVMNKLKKRALRVIAEHLSDEEASGIREGFQIMDTSQRGKINIDELKIGLQKLGHNIPQDDIQILMDAGDTDKDGYLDCDEFIAISVHLRKMGNDEHLKKAFAFFDQDNNGYIEIEELREALSDEVGTSEEVVDAIIRDVDTDKDGRISYEEFVTMMKTGTDWRKASRQYSRERFNSISLKLMQDASLHANGDTR is encoded by the exons ATGGGAAACTGTTGCGGAACGGCGGGATCGTTCCCTCAAAATGACGACAGCAACAAACCAAAGAAaggaaagaagaagcaaaacccTTTCTCGATCGACTACGGTCTCCACCAcaacggaggaggaggaggaggtctCAAACTCACCGTCCTATCCGATCCAACGGGTCGTGAGATCGAGCAGAAGTACACGCTTGGTCGTGAGCTAGGTCGCGGAGAGTTCGGCGTCACGTACCTTTGTACAGACAAAGAGACAGGGGGGGTTTTGGCGTGTAAGTCGAtcttgaagaagaagctgaggaCGGCTGTGGATATAGAGGATGTGAGGAGAGAAGCTGAGATCATGAGGCATATGCCTGAGCATCCTAATTTGGTTACGTTGAAGGAGACTTACGAGGATGAGTATGCTGTGCATTTGGTTATGGAGCTTTGTGAAGGTGGTGAGTTGTTTGATAGGATTGTGGCGAGAGGGCATTATACTGAGCgagctgctgctgctgttacTAAGACCATTATTGAAGTTGTTCAG GTGTGTCATAAGCATGGGGTAATGCACAGGGATTTGAAACCTGAGAACTTCTTGTTTGCAAACAAGAAGGAGACTGCACCTCTTAAGGCTATTGATTTTGGACTCTCTGTTTTCTTCAAACCAG GCGAGAGGTTCAACGAGATCGTTGGGAGTCCGTACTACATGGCTCCTGAGGTGCTAAAACGAAACTATGGGCCAGAAGTTGACATCTGGAGTGCTGGTGTGATTCTTTACATATTGCTCTGTGGTGTTCCACCTTTCTGGGCAG AAACTGAACAAGGAGTTGCACAAGCGATTATTCGATCTCAATTGGACTTCAGAAGGGATCCATGGCCCAAGGTTTCTGAACACGCCAAAGACCTTATCAGGAAAATGCTTGATCCTGACCAAAAGCGTCGTCTCACTGCTCAGCAAGTGCTAG ATCATCCGTGGTTACAGAATGCAAACACGGCTCCCAATGTATCACTAGGTGAAACAGTAAGGGCAAGGTTGAAGCAGTTCACTGTCATGAACAAGCTCAAGAAACGAGCACTCAGG GTTATTGCTGAGCATCTATCAGATGAAGAAGCTTCTGGTATAAGAGAAGGGTTCCAAATAATGGACACAAGCCAAAGAGGGAAGATCAACATCGACGAGCTGAAAATAGGGTTGCAGAAGCTTGGCCATAACATTCCCCAAGATGATATACAAATCTTGATGGACGCT GGAGATACCGATAAAGATGGATACTTAGACTGTGACGAGTTCATTGCCATATCAGTGCATCTCAGGAAAATGGGCAATGACGAGCATCTCAAGAAAGCGTTTGCCTTCTTTGATCAAGACAATAACGGATATATCGAAATAGAGGAGTTAAGGGAAGCTTTGTCTGATGAAGTTGGTACCAGTGAAGAAGTTGTTGATGCCATTATACGCGATGTTGATACTGATAAG gatgGAAGAATAAGTTATGAAGAGTTTGTGACGATGATGAAGACGGGAACAGATTGGAGAAAAGCTTCTAGGCAGTACTCGAGGGAACGGTTTAACAGTATCAGTCTCAAATTGATGCAAGATGCATCGTTGCATGCCAATGGCGATACAAGATGA
- the LOC106353230 gene encoding guanylate kinase 2-like, giving the protein MGEAPAFFVDLLENGFGVKTEPENIDTSVQIGDRSYVIGRNHEGNPLFLGVQIHDKTTNKWSTPTVLGTGPKPCKAYSAIVLKQGRILVIKKGSASDDSIWFLEVDSPFVREQRKLLGKEVVAWSKGVRGNAEKPIVISGPSGVGKGTLIAMLMKEFPSMFGFSVSHTTRSPRCMEENGVHYHFTDKTVMEKEINDGKFLEYASVHGNLYGTSIESVEVVTDSGKRCILDIDVQGARSVKASSLDAVFIFVCPPSMKELEDRLRARGTETEEQIQKRLRNAEAEIKAGESSGIFEHILYNDNLEECYKNLKNVLRIIDDAPVNGVQVEGINLPKEHTVTKNGDKILIQETGEATKNNMIVLDLSSINGGAPGRTRGIVLDTVKSS; this is encoded by the exons ATG GGAGAAGCACCAGCTTTCTTTGTTGATCTTCTAGAGAATGGCTTTGGTGTAAAAACCGAACCGGAAAACATAGATACATCTGTCCAAATTGGAGATCGATCC tATGTGATCGGTAGGAATCATGAAGGGAACCCATTGTTCCTTGGAGTTCAGATTCATGACAAAACAACTAACAAGTG GTCTACTCCTACTGTTCTTGGAACAGGACCTAAACCCTGCAAGGCTTATTCTGCCATTGTTCTTAAACAAGGCCGGATCTTGGTTATTAAGAAAGGCTCAGCATCTGATGACTCTATATGGTTCCTCGAG GTTGATAGTCCTTTTGTCCGGGAACAAAGGAAACTCTTGGGAAAAGAAGTTGTTGCTTGGAGTAAAGGAGTGAGAGGCAATGCAGAGAAGCCTATTGTCATTAGCGGTCCATCTGGAGTTGGTAAAGGAACGTTGATAGCTATGCTTATGAAAGAGTTTCCTTCAATGTTTGGGTTCTCTGTGAGCCACACAACTCGTTCTCCGAGGTGTATGGAGGAGAACGGTGTTCATTACCATTTCACTGATAAAACTGTGATGGAGAAAGAGATTAATGACGGGAAGTTTCTTGAGTATGCTTCTGTTCATGGTAATCTTTATGGAACCAGCATTGAATCTGTTGAGGTTGTAACAGATTCAGGAAAG aGATGCATACTTGACATTGATGTTCAGGGAGCGAGGTCTGTGAAGGCAAGTTCTCTTGATGCGGTATTCATATTCGTATGCCCTCCTTCAATGAAGGAGCTTGAAGATCGGCTCCGTGCTCG aggaaccGAGACAGAGGAGCAGATTCAAAAGAGGCTTAGAAACGCTGAAGCAGAGATCAAAGCTGGGGAATCCTCGGGCATTTTTGAACATATCCTGTATAATGACAACCTCGAGGAATGCTACAAGAACCTTAAG AATGTTTTAAGGATAATCGATGATGCTCCTGTGAATGGTGTACAag TAGAAGGGATCAATCTTCCCAAGGAGCACACAGTAACAAAGAATGGAGACAAAATTTTGATTCAAGAAACAGGAGAAGCAACCAAGAACAACAT GATCGTGTTGGATTTATCTTCGATTAACGGGGGAGCACCGGGAAGAACAAGAGGGATCGTTCTCGACACGGTGAAGTCCAGTTAA
- the LOC106445925 gene encoding adenylosuccinate synthetase, chloroplastic-like, whose amino-acid sequence MSLSSLSLDSKPRFAVGAPRHHRYPPLHHPRTFIPCSPKRHTVSASLSVTTDSAATKSLERIESLSQVSGVLGCQWGDEGKGKLVDILAQHFDIVARCQGGANAGHTIYNSEGKKFALHLVPSGILNEDTTCVIGNGVVVHLPGLFKEIDGLESNGVSCKGRILVSDRAHLLFDFHQEVDGLRESELAKSFIGTTKRGIGPCYSSKVIRNGIRVGDLRHMDTLPQKLDVLLADAAARFSGFKYTPEMLREEVEVYKRYAERLEPYITDTVHFMNDAISKKKKVLVEGGQATMLDIDFGTYPFVTSSSPSAGGICTGLGIAPRAVGDLIGVVKAYTTRVGSGPFPTENLGPGGDLLRLAGQEFGTTTGRPRRCGWLDLVALRFSCQINGFASLNLTKLDVLSDLDEIQLGVAYKKSDGTRVDSFPGDLRLFEELQVEYEVLPGWKSDISSIRNYADLPKAAQQYVERIEELVGVPIHYIGIGPGRDALIYK is encoded by the exons atgtctctctcctctctctctctagactccAAGCCACGATTCGCCGTCGGAGCTCCACGTCACCACCGTTATCCACCGCTCCACCACCCCCGTACCTTCATCCCCTGCTCTCCTAAGCGTCACACCGTCTCAGCGTCACTAAGCGTCACCACTGACTCAGCCGCCACTAAGTCACTCGAACGAATCGAATCACTGAGTCAAGTCTCAGGCGTGTTAGGTTGCCAGTGGGGAGACGAAGGCAAAGGCAAGCTCGTTGACATCTTAGCACAACACTTCGACATCGTTGCTCGTTGTCAGGGTGGAGCTAACGCTGGACACACGATATACAACTCTGAAGGGAAGAAGTTCGCTCTTCACCTCGTGCCTTCAGGTATACTCAACGAGGATACAACTTGTGTGATTGGCAATGGAGTTGTGGTTCATTTACCAGGTCTCTTCAAGGAGATTGATGGTCTTGAGTCTAATGGTGTCTCCTGTAAAGGAAGGATCTTGGTCTCTGACCGTGCTCATCTCTTGTTTGACTTCCATCAAGAGGTTGATGGGCTTAGAGAATCTGAGCTTGCTAAGTCTTTCATTGGGACGACTAAGAGAGGGATTGGTCCTTGCTACTCTAGTAAAGTGATAAGGAATGGGATTAGAGTTGGTGATCTCAGGCACATGGATACTTTGCCTCAGAAGCTTGACGTTTTGCTAGCGGATGCAGCTGCTAGGTTCTCAGGGTTTAAGTATACTCCAGAGATGCTTAGGGAAGAAGTTGAAGTGTACAAGAGATATGCTGAGAGGTTGGAGCCTTACATAACTGACACTGTGCATTTTATGAATGATGCTatttcgaagaagaagaaggttttgGTTGAAGGTGGTCAAGCTACAATGTTGGACATTGACTTTGGTACTTACCCTTTTGTTACTTCCTCTAGTCCATCAGCTGGTGGGATCTGCACAGGTCTTGGTATCGCTCCGAGAGCCGTTGGTGATCTAATTGGAGTTGTGAAAGCATACACTACAAGAGTTGGTTCAGGTCCGTTCCCTACGGAAAATTTGGGGCCAGGTGGTGATCTTCTAAGGTTGGCTGGACAGGAGTTTGGGACTACCACTGGTCGTCCTCGTCGGTGTGGCTGGCTTGACCTTGTTGCATTGAGATTCTCTTGCCAAATCAATGGTTTTGCGTCGCTTAATCTCACTAAGCTTGATGTACTTTCCGACCTTGACGAAATCCAGCTTGGTGTGGCTTATAAGAAGAGTGATGGCACTCGTGTTGACTCTTTCCCTGGTGATCTTCGTCTTTTTGAAGAACTGCAA GTTGAGTATGAAGTCTTACCTGGATGGAAGTCTGACATTTCTTCAATCAGAAACTATGCTGATCTTCCAAAGGCTGCGCAACAATATGTTGAGAGGATTGAAGAACTCGTGGGTGTGCCCATTCATTACATTGGTATTGGACCCGGTCGTGATGCccttatatataaatga
- the LOC106356844 gene encoding uncharacterized protein LOC106356844 — translation MRGPSHKPVVGYILRNEGTGIWNRVSKFWNCFQVLSDPSDPDPVMAGAVARILKRVGLPPLGVLDVISIGSLPVLAYIYFRQEKQFAWLDEQEKRVNATVADMRARGIIRDR, via the exons ATGAGAGGTCCAAGCCACAAACCGGTTGTTGGCTATATATTAAGAAACGAGGGGACAGGGATCTGGAATAGAGTTTCTAAGTTCTGGAACTGCTTTCAAGTCTTGTCAG ATCCATCAGATCCAGATCCAGTAATGGCGGGTGCAGTAGCTAGAATTTTGAAGAGGGTGGGTCTCCCTCCATTGGGTGTTCTGGATGTAATCTCGATAGGTTCATTACCGGTCCTAGCCTATATATACTTCCGGCAGGAAAAACAATTTGCTTGGCTTGATGAGCAAGAGAAACGTGTGAATGCAACGGTTGCTGACATGAGGGCTAGAGGAATAATCAGAGAtcgttga